In one Gossypium hirsutum isolate 1008001.06 chromosome D09, Gossypium_hirsutum_v2.1, whole genome shotgun sequence genomic region, the following are encoded:
- the LOC107891727 gene encoding germin-like protein subfamily 3 member 1 yields MKVKIDLNGCYQNTIWSSPYLSIYSYPKPLKKPPHHHQEKGKIIPSSSTTTMLHIFLLFSLIFTSTNVLAQDFCVANTASGIVTPSGYPCIMEANVTSDDFAFSGLGVPGNTSNIISAAVTPAFVGQYPAVNGLGLSAARLDLAPGGVIPMHTHPGANELLYVVHGHITCGFISSANKVYLKTLKRGDVMVFPQGLFHFQINAAGKRPSLAIVTFSSPNPGLQILDFALFANDLPSSLLEKSTFLDDAQVKKLKGVLGGTG; encoded by the coding sequence ATGAAGGTTAAAATAGATTTAAATGGTTGCTATCAGAATACCATCTGGTCCTCTCCCTATCTATCTATATATTCATACCCAAAACCTCTCAAAAAACCACCCCACCACCACcaagagaaaggaaaaataatcccatcatcatcaacaacaacAATGCTTCACATTTTCCTCCTTTTCTCCCTTATCTTCACTTCCACCAATGTCCTCGCCCAGGACTTTTGTGTTGCGAACACGGCTTCGGGAATTGTTACCCCATCAGGTTACCCTTGCATAATGGAAGCAAATGTAACCTCCGACGACTTCGCTTTTTCGGGTCTTGGTGTCCCAGGTAATACGTCGAACATCATAAGTGCAGCTGTGACACCAGCATTCGTTGGTCAATATCCAGCCGTCAACGGACTAGGCCTGTCCGCCGCAAGGCTGGACTTGGCTCCGGGTGGTGTAATCCCAATGCACACTCACCCTGGTGCCAACGAGCTCCTTTACGTGGTCCATGGTCACATCACTTGTGGGTTCATTTCATCGGCTAATAAAGTTTACTTGAAGACCTTGAAAAGAGGTGATGTCATGGTTTTCCCTCAAGGGTTATTTCATTTTCAGATCAATGCCGCCGGCAAAAGACCGTCGCTCGCCATTGTTACCTTCAGTAGCCCCAATCCCGGACTTCAAATCCTTGATTTCGCGTTGTTTGCTAATGATTTGCCGTCGTCTTTGTTGGAGAAATCAACGTTCCTTGATGACGCTCAAGTTAAGAAGCTTAAGGGTGTTCTTGGTGGAACTGGTTAA